The segment TTGACGAACTAGTATTGACTCCTGACTCCCGACCTTTGCTATATCTACACTGGGATTAATCTCAAGCGATTGGTTACTCGAAAGCCTTGCTTTTTAAAATTTTTCGACTAATTTTAGGAGAATCTCCCCATGCGGATGTTTAAAGTCACCGCTTGTGTCCCTAGCCAAACTCGGATTCGGACTCAGCGCGAATTACAGAATACTTACTTTACCAAATTAGTTCCCTACGATAACTGGTTTCGGGAACAACAGCGCATTATGAAAATGGGCGGTAAAATCGTTAAAGTCCAATTAGCAACCGGTAAACCAGGAACCAATACTGGTCTTTTATAATGAGTCAATAGTTGATAGTTGATAGTTGATAGTTCATGGTGAATTGATTAATTTTCTGCGGATTATTAACCTTCAATTATCAACTATGTCCTTAGAAGAGAAGTTAAACTGAACTCAGGTTAGAATAAGCTAAGCAGGATTTTCAGTTGGCATCCTTCAGGTAACTCATGAGTTTAAAAATTTATTTCCTCAGACACGGAGAAACCACCGCCAGTCAAACGGGAACCTATTGCGGAAGACTCGATATTGACTTAACCAGTGAAGGGTTAGCAATGGCGGAAGAGTTTGCTAAAAGTTATCAAGATCTGCCTTGGAAAGCGGTTTATTGTAGTCCCTTCAAGCGTACTATGGCGACGGCTCAACCCTTATGCGATCGCCTGGGAATGGAGATGCAATTACGCCCTGGACTCAAAGAGCTTTACTATGGAGAATGGGAAGGCAAAACCCCTGAAGAAGTTAACCACGAGTTTCATGATGATTATGTCCGTTGGTTAGCCGATCCGGGGTGGAATGCACCGAATGGGGGTGAACGAGGGATCGATATTGCTCGTCGCAGTTCGGAAGTTATTGAAGAAATTGAACACACCTATGAGAGTGGGAATGTGTTAGTGGTTTCCCATAAAGCAACGATCCGCATTATGTTATGTTCTTTGTTGGGGATCGATGTGGGGAGATACCGCGATC is part of the Rippkaea orientalis PCC 8801 genome and harbors:
- a CDS encoding phycobilisome linker polypeptide — encoded protein: MRMFKVTACVPSQTRIRTQRELQNTYFTKLVPYDNWFREQQRIMKMGGKIVKVQLATGKPGTNTGLL
- a CDS encoding histidine phosphatase family protein, with the protein product MSLKIYFLRHGETTASQTGTYCGRLDIDLTSEGLAMAEEFAKSYQDLPWKAVYCSPFKRTMATAQPLCDRLGMEMQLRPGLKELYYGEWEGKTPEEVNHEFHDDYVRWLADPGWNAPNGGERGIDIARRSSEVIEEIEHTYESGNVLVVSHKATIRIMLCSLLGIDVGRYRDRIGMPVASVSIVELAQHGPFVHIMGDRSHLQPELRQRKGT